A genomic segment from Thermoplasmata archaeon encodes:
- the endA gene encoding tRNA-intron lyase, with product MRGELSDGYVIVRDQTDGNHLYGKGNYGYPRSGGGVDLDLLEATLLTELGKLEVFDKDKKMSFEDLFRLSSDSVEDFDILYIVYRDIRLGRGLVVKQESGNYDLSVFGAGKRQSNSRPAYMLRAVSERSLLDVSDSLEGTKETNDRRKNLLYGVVDEEGDVTYYKLHVKDPAGKVFPTDVRGHAEGVLVSDRVFIFDQTQSAFLHDYGFFGNLVNGIYQLSLVEACFLIGKGKLTVRDMEDTEMDYDDLFEYGFNEQDEFENRLKVYTDLRERGLVVKAGFKFGTHFRVYQDDPDDCHARFLVHAVPYEITKMWPDISRTVRLSGGVKKEILFAMVKGNSIQYLEFEWYKPGLIPGK from the coding sequence ATGAGAGGAGAACTGTCCGACGGCTATGTCATAGTCAGGGACCAGACAGACGGTAACCACCTTTACGGCAAGGGCAACTACGGATATCCGCGCAGCGGAGGCGGTGTAGACCTCGATCTCCTAGAAGCAACGCTTCTTACTGAACTGGGGAAGCTGGAGGTCTTCGATAAGGATAAGAAAATGTCATTCGAGGATCTGTTCAGGCTCTCATCGGATTCCGTGGAGGATTTCGATATCCTCTACATCGTATACAGGGACATAAGGCTCGGAAGGGGACTCGTCGTAAAGCAGGAATCCGGCAATTACGATCTTTCCGTGTTCGGCGCAGGCAAGAGGCAGTCCAACTCCCGCCCGGCATACATGCTCAGAGCGGTCTCCGAGAGGAGCCTCCTCGACGTCTCCGATTCTCTGGAAGGCACCAAGGAGACCAACGACAGGAGGAAGAACCTCCTGTACGGAGTGGTCGACGAGGAAGGGGACGTGACCTATTACAAGCTCCATGTGAAGGATCCCGCCGGCAAGGTGTTCCCCACGGACGTGAGGGGACACGCCGAAGGCGTCCTGGTGAGCGACCGTGTGTTCATATTCGACCAGACACAGAGCGCGTTCCTGCACGATTACGGGTTCTTCGGGAACCTGGTGAACGGGATCTACCAGCTGTCGCTGGTGGAGGCCTGCTTCCTCATAGGGAAGGGGAAGCTGACCGTGAGGGACATGGAAGATACTGAGATGGATTACGACGACCTCTTCGAATACGGTTTCAACGAGCAAGATGAGTTCGAGAACCGCCTGAAGGTGTACACTGACCTCAGGGAGAGGGGGCTTGTTGTGAAGGCCGGTTTCAAGTTCGGTACCCACTTCAGGGTCTATCAGGACGATCCCGACGATTGTCACGCAAGGTTCCTGGTGCATGCGGTGCCCTATGAGATTACCAAGATGTGGCCCGACATCTCCAGGACGGTTAGGTTATCGGGCGGTGTGAAGAAGGAGATCCTCTTCGCGATGGTCAAAGGAAATTCCATCCAATACCTCGAGTTCGAATGGTACAAACCCGGACTGATCCCCGGGAAATGA
- a CDS encoding IS110 family transposase codes for MRYIGLDVHKDNITACVLTSTGKPKFEKNFVKESESWNLSELMEYGDKEGFCVMMESGTYAYQPFRFFSDNGVETHVVHAQALKLITQSDKKTDKKDAYTIARMLRLWKRGEIDLQMAFIPTREQCELKDICRYREEISRKISDETRRIKSHMSRNCEHLPEAFDNFQAQRARNYVRFNFSSDITLMNRMAGLERLFAERDSIQKEVESRLPDSRDVEILITIPGIARQTAVQIMSMIVDIDRFDDSEKLCAYFGLVPRVRDSGGKEHHGRMTKNGDRMMRALMERVTESHVRNCDSSVTKYYKRKCSEMGTKKALITASRKMLSVIFAMLKSGSDFRLAA; via the coding sequence ATGAGATACATTGGTCTAGATGTACATAAGGATAATATCACGGCTTGCGTGCTCACGAGCACTGGCAAGCCGAAGTTCGAGAAGAATTTCGTGAAGGAATCAGAATCCTGGAATCTTTCCGAGCTGATGGAATACGGCGATAAGGAAGGATTCTGCGTCATGATGGAATCAGGGACGTACGCATATCAGCCGTTCAGGTTCTTTTCAGACAATGGTGTGGAGACCCATGTCGTCCACGCCCAAGCGCTGAAACTCATCACGCAATCCGATAAGAAGACGGACAAGAAAGATGCGTATACGATCGCCAGGATGCTAAGGCTGTGGAAGAGAGGTGAGATAGACCTTCAAATGGCATTCATACCGACCAGAGAGCAATGCGAGCTGAAGGACATATGCAGGTACCGCGAGGAGATCTCCAGGAAGATCAGCGATGAGACCAGGAGGATCAAATCGCATATGTCCAGAAACTGCGAGCATCTTCCGGAAGCATTCGATAACTTCCAGGCACAGAGGGCAAGGAACTATGTCAGGTTCAACTTCTCATCCGATATCACGTTGATGAACCGTATGGCCGGGTTGGAAAGGCTGTTCGCTGAGAGGGATTCCATCCAGAAGGAGGTGGAATCCAGGCTTCCGGATTCCAGGGATGTGGAGATCCTGATAACCATTCCTGGAATCGCCAGGCAGACGGCAGTCCAGATCATGTCTATGATCGTTGATATAGACAGATTCGACGATTCTGAGAAACTATGCGCATACTTCGGTCTCGTCCCGAGGGTTAGGGATTCCGGGGGCAAGGAGCATCACGGTCGCATGACCAAGAACGGGGACAGGATGATGAGGGCGTTAATGGAACGTGTGACGGAATCTCACGTCCGTAACTGTGACTCATCGGTCACCAAGTATTACAAACGCAAGTGCTCGGAGATGGGCACGAAGAAGGCGCTCATAACGGCATCCAGGAAGATGCTGTCGGTCATATTCGCGATGCTGAAGTCCGGCTCGGACTTCAGGCTCGCAGCTTGA
- a CDS encoding 4Fe-4S dicluster domain-containing protein — protein MPKINEAECVACGVCADECPSSAITVGDVAVINPDVCTECGACIDACPSGAIE, from the coding sequence ATGCCCAAGATCAACGAAGCAGAGTGCGTAGCATGCGGAGTATGCGCAGACGAGTGCCCCTCGTCCGCCATCACAGTCGGAGACGTCGCAGTCATCAACCCCGATGTCTGCACCGAATGCGGCGCATGTATCGACGCATGCCCCTCTGGAGCTATCGAGTGA
- a CDS encoding TetR/AcrR family transcriptional regulator produces the protein MTDRKNEIVYATLELASEDGLGAVSMQKIADRVGITKASLYNHFSSKDEIVDAMYLTIREASKQRAAVGPVDYDSMASEGSMESILTKAVLSYRAMVHDPQLSMFYRIVMSERAISPAASEIMVRETQTMIDATEKLFGAIQRKGLASFSNPKAAAFSFAMAVHSMIDYEFDLSSAGMDAGKDMIGEYVKEFCRMYAA, from the coding sequence ATGACCGACAGGAAGAACGAGATTGTCTACGCGACACTCGAATTGGCATCCGAGGACGGCCTGGGCGCCGTTTCCATGCAGAAGATTGCCGACAGGGTAGGCATAACCAAAGCATCCCTCTACAACCATTTCTCGTCCAAGGACGAGATAGTCGATGCGATGTATCTTACCATCAGGGAGGCCTCGAAGCAGAGGGCAGCTGTCGGACCTGTAGATTACGATTCCATGGCATCTGAAGGTTCCATGGAGAGCATCCTCACGAAAGCAGTCTTGTCATACAGGGCCATGGTCCACGATCCCCAGCTGTCGATGTTCTACAGGATAGTCATGTCCGAGAGGGCGATCAGTCCCGCGGCCTCGGAGATAATGGTCAGGGAGACGCAGACCATGATCGATGCAACGGAGAAGCTGTTCGGTGCGATCCAGAGGAAGGGGTTGGCATCCTTCAGCAATCCGAAGGCCGCAGCCTTCTCGTTCGCCATGGCGGTGCATTCGATGATCGATTATGAGTTCGATCTCTCCTCCGCCGGCATGGATGCCGGGAAGGACATGATAGGTGAATACGTCAAGGAGTTCTGCCGCATGTATGCGGCCTGA